A region from the Nostoc sp. HK-01 genome encodes:
- a CDS encoding multi-sensor signal transduction histidine kinase translates to MLLNYHSPDNLHQTIIRQPLIVNSEMLLPDVIALINEAQSNFKGLPSQNTNSLPNLNKDSKDIENITSQVASCVLVIDNSHLVGILTQRDLIKITAEKMNLEGISVAEVMTRELVTLKIEDFKDVFTALNLLRKYRICHLPIIGEKGELIGLVTPTSLLAVTIQQAGLYNYARVKLAERQRIEAELRLERNFISTIFNLTDALVVVLDNQGRIIRFNHTCEQATGYAFEAAKGKAVWDVLVLPEITECLQDIFQNLAVREFPQRYETILINKDSDRRLISWSNKVLLNQDNEIHCIVCTGIDITQSRQAQEELQQTRNFLQSMINNLPVAVFVKDAKPKNLGKFKLWNHTCEHLFGITAEQAIGKTDDEFFPKAQLELSRLTDEVALASGIPQDIAEEPIDTPKLGRRILHTTKIPLYDKDKKPEYLLCISEDITEYKQAEKNLQQAKEQLQTVLDAVPGFVSWVSADGYYLGVNQHLAESFNLNAEDFIGQELGFLQNSPQFTEFMRCFLDRQDAADSGVVDTQINGITRKYLLIAQKYQQNTAAVAVGIDITERKQAEMALAESEAMLRSVLKSTPSIVTVVNAEGKISFINQKTPHLSLEEVVGTSIDDYILPEDCEIQRSALERVFAHGEVVSYETRALGANANLKYYHSQIGPIWHEQQVTSAVIITNDISEQQAALRERKQAEAALRESQQKFRLLTENIKSTLWITEIQNDLSQIVYVSPAFEEIWGRPVEEVYTSYEIFINSIHPIDRQKFIANKFKRMQGALDEEYRIIRPDGAIRWIRSRAFPIKNDQREAYRITGISEDITERKQTEIALQSLIESTASTTGQDFFPALVEHISSTLDVRHTLVSELIDEQIHTLGFWSDGKLQPNISYDPTSTPCEIVLQQGYYYCAEGIQQQFPTEARWAAKPAESLMGVVLSDDFGNPIGSLCIIDEKRIPDPHKFEGILRVFAARASAELQRQRVQEALQQLNRDLEARVEQRTLELQESEAELRAIFNQAAVGIKLETLDGRFLKVNQQLCEFLGYSQAELMNKTFRDVTYIDDIPYHQKNLQKLISGEIETFSIEKRCLHKNGYLIWINLTVSLIRDVIGKPIYSVGIVKDIRHQKQAEEDLKRQFAAVEASIDGIAILSGNIYTYVNQAHLEMFGYTHPEELIGKSWSEIYEQEEFHRFETKIFPTLMQQKHWRGETIAKRKDGSHFEEEVSLTISEQGDLICVCRDISDRKKAEADICKALAKEKELSELKSRFISMTSHEFRTPLAVIASSAGILKSFSHKLDEQQKQKHLQCIQTYVQHTTQLLDDILLINKAEAGKLAFEPNSLDLVSFCHTLVEEIQLSSPQHNLVFCLQAQDSSSASDNFVARMDKKLLRQILSNLLSNAVKYSPNNSHIQIDLYMQNKSAVFLIEDQGIGISSEEQQNLFEPFYRASNVGNVPGTGLGLAIVHRCVDLHRGRITIASQVGVGTTFRVELPLVVTSVN, encoded by the coding sequence ATGCTTCTTAACTATCACAGCCCTGATAATCTACACCAAACTATCATCCGTCAACCTCTCATAGTTAACTCTGAGATGCTGCTTCCAGATGTGATTGCATTAATCAATGAAGCGCAAAGTAATTTTAAGGGGTTGCCCAGCCAAAATACTAATTCATTACCTAACTTAAATAAAGATAGTAAAGATATAGAGAATATTACATCTCAAGTTGCCAGTTGTGTTCTTGTCATAGATAACTCACATTTGGTGGGAATTCTCACCCAGCGAGATTTAATTAAAATAACAGCAGAAAAAATGAATCTGGAAGGTATCAGTGTTGCTGAAGTCATGACGAGAGAATTAGTAACACTGAAGATAGAAGATTTTAAAGATGTTTTTACTGCATTAAATTTGCTGCGGAAATATCGCATTTGTCATCTGCCTATTATCGGGGAAAAAGGGGAATTGATTGGATTAGTAACACCTACGAGTCTTTTGGCAGTTACTATTCAACAAGCAGGACTCTACAATTATGCGCGAGTTAAACTAGCAGAACGCCAACGCATCGAGGCCGAATTGCGCTTGGAGCGTAATTTTATTTCTACCATTTTTAATCTCACAGATGCTTTAGTGGTTGTATTAGATAACCAAGGCAGAATTATTCGCTTTAATCATACTTGCGAACAAGCTACAGGTTACGCATTTGAGGCGGCTAAAGGAAAAGCGGTTTGGGATGTACTGGTGTTACCTGAAATCACAGAATGTCTGCAAGATATTTTTCAAAATTTAGCAGTTAGGGAATTTCCCCAACGTTACGAAACTATTTTAATCAATAAGGATAGCGATCGCCGCTTAATTTCTTGGTCAAACAAAGTCTTACTCAATCAAGATAACGAAATTCACTGTATTGTCTGTACAGGTATCGATATCACCCAAAGCCGTCAAGCCCAAGAGGAACTTCAGCAGACGCGGAATTTTCTCCAGTCAATGATTAACAATCTGCCAGTTGCGGTCTTTGTCAAAGATGCCAAACCCAAAAATTTGGGCAAATTCAAACTCTGGAATCATACCTGCGAACATCTATTTGGCATCACAGCCGAGCAAGCTATTGGCAAAACAGATGACGAATTCTTTCCTAAAGCACAACTAGAACTTTCTCGCCTAACCGACGAAGTAGCTTTAGCCAGTGGTATACCCCAAGACATCGCCGAAGAACCTATAGACACGCCCAAACTAGGCCGCAGAATTTTACATACTACTAAAATTCCACTGTATGACAAAGACAAAAAACCAGAATATTTATTGTGTATTTCTGAGGACATCACAGAATACAAACAGGCTGAAAAAAATCTCCAACAAGCCAAAGAACAATTACAAACAGTTTTAGATGCTGTACCTGGGTTTGTTTCTTGGGTCAGCGCTGATGGCTATTATTTAGGCGTAAATCAGCATTTAGCTGAGAGTTTTAATTTAAATGCCGAAGACTTTATAGGTCAAGAATTAGGGTTTCTGCAAAACAGCCCACAATTTACTGAGTTTATGCGCTGCTTTCTCGATAGGCAAGATGCTGCCGATTCTGGCGTTGTTGATACCCAAATTAACGGTATCACACGCAAATACCTACTCATAGCCCAAAAATATCAACAAAACACTGCTGCTGTTGCTGTCGGTATAGACATTACAGAACGCAAGCAAGCAGAAATGGCTTTAGCGGAATCGGAAGCTATGTTGCGTTCTGTCTTAAAAAGTACACCCAGCATAGTAACAGTGGTTAATGCTGAGGGGAAAATCTCTTTTATCAACCAAAAAACACCTCATTTATCCCTTGAGGAAGTTGTCGGTACTAGTATAGATGACTATATATTACCTGAAGACTGCGAGATTCAACGTTCTGCTTTAGAACGGGTTTTTGCTCACGGAGAAGTTGTGAGTTATGAAACCCGTGCTTTAGGCGCTAATGCAAATTTAAAATATTATCATTCTCAGATTGGCCCAATTTGGCACGAGCAGCAAGTTACATCTGCGGTCATCATCACAAATGATATTAGTGAACAGCAAGCTGCACTCCGAGAACGTAAACAAGCTGAAGCTGCTTTGCGAGAGAGTCAGCAAAAATTCCGCTTATTAACAGAAAATATTAAAAGTACACTTTGGATCACAGAAATTCAAAATGATCTTTCCCAAATTGTCTATGTTAGCCCTGCTTTTGAAGAAATATGGGGCAGACCTGTAGAAGAAGTGTATACATCCTATGAGATATTTATAAATTCTATCCATCCTATTGATCGCCAAAAATTTATTGCTAATAAATTTAAACGAATGCAGGGTGCATTAGATGAAGAGTATCGGATTATCCGCCCCGATGGTGCAATCCGTTGGATTCGCAGCCGTGCCTTTCCGATTAAAAATGACCAGAGAGAAGCTTACCGAATTACTGGTATTTCTGAAGATATTACAGAAAGAAAACAAACGGAAATTGCTTTACAAAGTTTGATAGAAAGTACAGCTTCGACAACAGGACAGGACTTTTTCCCGGCTTTAGTTGAGCATATTTCTTCTACCTTGGATGTCCGCCACACTTTGGTAAGTGAGTTAATTGATGAGCAAATCCACACTTTAGGATTTTGGTCTGATGGAAAGTTACAGCCCAATATTTCTTATGACCCAACATCAACTCCTTGTGAGATTGTACTCCAGCAAGGATATTACTACTGTGCTGAGGGAATTCAGCAACAGTTCCCAACAGAAGCAAGATGGGCTGCAAAGCCAGCTGAAAGTTTGATGGGAGTTGTTTTAAGTGATGATTTTGGCAACCCAATTGGCTCACTTTGCATAATAGATGAAAAGCGGATACCTGACCCCCATAAATTTGAGGGAATTTTGAGAGTATTTGCGGCGAGAGCATCTGCCGAACTTCAAAGACAAAGAGTACAAGAAGCTTTACAACAACTCAATCGAGATTTAGAGGCGAGGGTTGAGCAACGTACTTTAGAATTACAAGAAAGTGAAGCTGAACTCAGAGCAATTTTTAATCAAGCAGCTGTAGGTATTAAACTAGAAACTTTAGATGGGCGGTTTCTCAAGGTTAATCAACAATTGTGCGAATTTTTGGGTTACAGCCAAGCAGAACTCATGAATAAAACCTTTAGGGATGTGACTTATATAGATGATATTCCCTATCATCAAAAGAATTTACAAAAATTAATTTCAGGAGAGATAGAAACATTTTCGATTGAAAAGCGGTGTTTACATAAAAATGGTTATCTAATTTGGATTAATTTGACTGTTTCTTTAATTCGAGATGTAATTGGTAAACCAATTTATTCGGTTGGCATAGTTAAAGATATCCGCCATCAAAAACAAGCCGAAGAAGATTTAAAACGTCAATTTGCCGCTGTAGAAGCTTCCATAGATGGGATTGCGATATTAAGTGGCAATATCTACACTTATGTCAATCAAGCCCATCTAGAGATGTTTGGCTATACTCATCCCGAAGAACTCATTGGTAAAAGTTGGTCAGAAATCTACGAGCAAGAAGAATTTCATCGTTTTGAGACAAAGATTTTTCCAACTTTGATGCAGCAAAAACATTGGAGAGGAGAAACAATTGCTAAAAGAAAAGATGGCAGTCATTTTGAAGAAGAAGTTTCGTTAACGATTTCAGAACAAGGTGATCTAATTTGTGTCTGTCGTGATATTAGCGATCGCAAAAAAGCAGAGGCAGATATTTGCAAAGCTTTAGCAAAAGAAAAAGAACTGAGTGAGTTAAAATCTCGGTTTATTTCTATGACATCCCACGAGTTCCGCACTCCTTTGGCTGTGATTGCTTCCTCTGCTGGGATATTAAAAAGTTTTAGCCATAAACTCGATGAGCAACAAAAGCAAAAACATCTCCAGTGCATTCAAACTTACGTACAGCACACTACTCAACTTTTAGATGATATTTTGCTAATTAATAAAGCTGAAGCTGGAAAATTAGCCTTTGAGCCAAATTCTCTAGATTTAGTAAGTTTCTGCCATACCTTAGTAGAAGAAATTCAACTCAGTTCTCCTCAGCATAATTTAGTTTTTTGCTTGCAAGCCCAAGATAGTTCTTCCGCCAGCGATAACTTCGTGGCTCGTATGGATAAAAAACTGCTGCGGCAAATTTTAAGCAATTTGCTTTCCAATGCTGTCAAATACTCCCCAAACAACAGTCATATTCAAATTGATTTATATATGCAAAATAAAAGTGCTGTTTTTCTGATTGAAGATCAGGGTATTGGAATTTCTTCAGAAGAACAGCAAAACCTGTTTGAGCCATTTTACCGAGCTAGTAATGTTGGTAATGTCCCCGGTACAGGATTAGGCTTGGCAATAGTTCACCGATGTGTAGACCTGCATAGAGGCAGAATTACCATCGCCAGTCAGGTCGGAGTTGGCACAACATTTAGGGTAGAACTACCACTGGTTGTCACATCAGTGAATTAG